Below is a window of Moritella viscosa DNA.
GTAAACGACATGGTTTCAATGGACGAGAAATGCTATGGAATGGCTATTTGGACGTTAACCAACGTATATCCTAATGAAGATTTTTATCAAAATGTTAAAAACGGAGAAAAATAATGATTTTAGAAAAAGACGAAATTAAAAAATTAAGCAAATTATTTTCAGAGTGGTCAAAAGATTTTGAAGCTGCAGGAGACATTGAAGATTATACAACTTATAAATCAATATCGAAGAAATTATCAAACAATAAGTACAATATGTTCTTAGCTTATAGCTCAATCCCTGAAAAAATAATGACTATAATTCATGAAAAATCGTTAACAATGGGACTTGTAAATGATGAGATCGGATTAGAATATATTGAAGCGTCAAGAATAATTTTAAAACTTCAAAAATTGCAAAAAAGTTGTTAAATTCGAGTGCAATCAAAATGGGATTTTGATTGTTTAAAACTGTAATTTGATAATCGGACATAATTATGAAAATTACGATGAAAGAAATAAAAGATTTCTATTTAGACCAATTTTTTGAAAAAATAAAAACTGAAAATACGCCTTATTCTGGGCGTATTTACAAAATTGGTGATGACCTGCCACTTTCAAGACAGCAGTTAGAAATAAAGTATCTACATGATAAAAATAGATTGAGATAATTCTAATAATAAGATTATTTAAGTAACTTAACTTTTTCTTTAAGAAACTCAGATTCAGTCAATGTTCCATTATCATATAATAGTTTTATTTTAGACAATTGATCATATTTATTTTCGTTATTCCTGATCACCTTGTCCTTAGTTATACAGGTGAATATTATTTCAATTCGAGGGAAGTTCCCTAATATATAAGGTGGGGATGCCGTATGTTCACTTAATTTAAACATTTTTGTTTCTTCACTTTGATTTCGACAAAAATCATCCGCTCTTTTTGTTGCAGAACGCCTAATGCCACCAGTCCCGCTAAACCCTGTTGAAGCTTGATGGAAAATCCGATACTGATCTCCTTCATATTGTTTTTCAGAAATATAAAAATCTTTCCCCTTAAAAACAGCATCTTCAAAATGAGATTTACTTTCATTAACTCTTTCTATTGGAGACATATGAGAACAACCAAATAGAAATATTAATGGTATATATAGAATTATTTTTTTCATGATCCGTATAATGCATTGTGTTAAAAAATATTTATAATAAACTATTCGATATTTAAGGATATTACAAATTGAATCACTATCTACTTACAATACTAGCCATTTTAACCCTTACAGCTTGCCAAAGCACTGGCGTTGTTCCAATGGATCATGGGAATTATATGATAGGTAAAAAGGACGGATCACCTGGTTTAGGTGTTTCACTTAGTAATAAAGGAAGTGTTTACCAAGAAGCTAATACCTTTTGCCATAAAAATTATCTTGAAGTAGAAACTATTAACCTAACCGTTTCACCTGCATCATTTGCTAAACTCGGTTCAACCGAATTAGAGTTTAAATGCATAAAAAAGAGTGATTAGTTCTTCGATCTTGTCCTTGTTCTCCTCTTTTTTGTCTTTTCTTTTATTTTTTCTAACTGATAAGTAACTTTGGATTCGTCTTTAAGATCTTGAAGTAATTGTTCTTCATTACTTGCTATAATGACAAGTCTGTCGGCTACTCTTGGTAGTTTTACACTCATATCTATAATTACTTTTGCACTTCGTGCGGCTCGCTTTTCAAGCTCGTACTTCTGGTTAGAGCGAACTGATTTTATCCATTCAGATAAAATAGATTTAGCATAATTTATAGATTTTTTAAATGCGTTATGTTCTTCTTTTAATTTCAACCGTTCAATTTTTATTTCAGATTTTTTATTTTTAAAATCTTGATTTAATTTGTCTTGTTTCTGATCTAAAAGATTATCTCTTTTTTCTGCTTCTTCTGCTCTTGAAACGTGGAGCGGCTTATCTCCAACATTTTCATTCAGTGGTACATATAAATTATTATCTTCTTTTAAAACATGCTTCACGGCCTTATTAAAGCCTTTTTTCATTGAGTAAGTACCTTGATATTGGCTTATCGGTTTTATTACTTTTCCGTCAATAACATTCCCAACCAAAATATGAATATGACTTGATTTATTGACTGAATTACTTTCATCATGCAAAACAACCACAGAGTTTTTTTGAATTTTTTCAAATGGCATATCAATATCTTTTGCAAGTTCCATTAATGAAATAGCTGCTATTTTTTGCCATTCTTTTTTAGTAGTAGGTTGTTGAATATTTCTTGGAATAGATAAAACAAAACTCGTTGCTAAATTAGAAACCCCGCCGCCCCTCAAACCATTCTCACGCCTATATTCTTTTCTTTCGTCAATTTCAGTCAGAATGTTATTTAACTT
It encodes the following:
- a CDS encoding putative uncharacterized protein (No significant database matches); the protein is MILEKDEIKKLSKLFSEWSKDFEAAGDIEDYTTYKSISKKLSNNKYNMFLAYSSIPEKIMTIIHEKSLTMGLVNDEIGLEYIEASRIILKLQKLQKSC
- a CDS encoding putative lipoprotein (No significant database matches), translating into MKKIILYIPLIFLFGCSHMSPIERVNESKSHFEDAVFKGKDFYISEKQYEGDQYRIFHQASTGFSGTGGIRRSATKRADDFCRNQSEETKMFKLSEHTASPPYILGNFPRIEIIFTCITKDKVIRNNENKYDQLSKIKLLYDNGTLTESEFLKEKVKLLK
- a CDS encoding putative uncharacterized protein (No significant database matches), with protein sequence MAIKNWTVKTKQIKKKDIGLINHFNYLFNEKRSSHFYSEIVDLNSSPDKLNNILTEIDERKEYRRENGLRGGGVSNLATSFVLSIPRNIQQPTTKKEWQKIAAISLMELAKDIDMPFEKIQKNSVVVLHDESNSVNKSSHIHILVGNVIDGKVIKPISQYQGTYSMKKGFNKAVKHVLKEDNNLYVPLNENVGDKPLHVSRAEEAEKRDNLLDQKQDKLNQDFKNKKSEIKIERLKLKEEHNAFKKSINYAKSILSEWIKSVRSNQKYELEKRAARSAKVIIDMSVKLPRVADRLVIIASNEEQLLQDLKDESKVTYQLEKIKEKTKKRRTRTRSKN